One Euphorbia lathyris chromosome 1, ddEupLath1.1, whole genome shotgun sequence DNA segment encodes these proteins:
- the LOC136224123 gene encoding polypyrimidine tract-binding protein homolog 2 isoform X4: MHWGKEHVFSTFGFVHKITTFEKTAGFQALVQFSDSETASSAKNALDGRNIPSYLLAEHIGTCTLRITYSAHTDLSVKFQSHRSRDYTNPNLPVAPSAIDGGGLFTVGLDGRKLEPESNVLLASIENMQYAVTLDVLHMVFSAFGPVQKIAMFDKNGGLQALIQYPDVQTGIVAKEALEGHCIYDGGFCKLHISYSRHNDLNIKINNDRSRDYTLPNPTMLNPQPSLLGQQPTPAVGPPAHPYGGGGPPFAPSAEHPGMPQPSSGWGPAPPHSMPSQMNNHPYFPPGAMPPQMGQGMMQMPNGGGPMPQYRPGPGHMQ; the protein is encoded by the exons ATGCATTGGGGGAAAGAGCAT GTATTTTCTACTTTTGGATTTGTACATAAGATTACTACTTTTGAGAAGACAGCTGGGTTCCAG GCATTGGTTCAATTTTCGGATTCAGAAACCGCCTCTTCTGCAAAAAATGCCCTGGATGGAAGAAACATCCCCAG TTACCTGCTTGCTGAGCATATTGGTACATGTACCCTTAGGATCACGTATTCTGCTCATACAGATTTGAGCGTAAAATTCCAGAGCCACCGTAGCAG GGACTACACCAATCCAAACCTTCCTGTTGCTCCTTCAGCCATAGATGGAGGTGGTCTG TTCACTGTAGGTCTTGATGGGAGAAAGCTAGAACCAGAGAGTAATGTTCTTCTTGCATCAATTGAGAACATGCAGTATGCTGTCACCTTGGATGTTTTGCATATG GTTTTTTCTGCTTTTGGACCTGTCCAGAAGATTGCGATGTTCGATAAGAATGGTGGACTCCAGGCTTTAATTCAGTATCCTG ATGTTCAGACTGGTATTGTTGCCAAGGAAGCATTGGAAGGACACTGCATCTACGATGGAGGGTTTTGCAAGCTTCACATCTCATATTCACGCCATAATGATCTTAATATAAAG ATTAACAATGATCGTAGTAGAGACTACACTCTCCCTAATCCCACCATGTTGAACCCCCAGCCGTCTCTTCTCGGGCAACAGCCTACTCCGGCGGTTGGTCCTCCCGCTCATCCATATGGTGGAGGAGGACCTCCATTTGCCCCATCCGCAGAGCATCCGGGAATGCCTCAACCATCATCTGGTTGGGGTCCGGCGCCACCCCATTCTATGCCTTCACAGATGAACAACCATCCTTACTTTCCACCAGGAGCTATGCCGCCCCAAATGGGCCAAGGAATGATGCAGATGCCAAACGGTGGCGGACCAATGCCGCAGTACAGACCTGGTCCTGGTCATATGCAATAG
- the LOC136224123 gene encoding polypyrimidine tract-binding protein homolog 2 isoform X3, producing MNVNGSGGPCQRNIFDGSLMHWGKEHVFSTFGFVHKITTFEKTAGFQALVQFSDSETASSAKNALDGRNIPSYLLAEHIGTCTLRITYSAHTDLSVKFQSHRSRDYTNPNLPVAPSAIDGGGLFTVGLDGRKLEPESNVLLASIENMQYAVTLDVLHMVFSAFGPVQKIAMFDKNGGLQALIQYPDVQTGIVAKEALEGHCIYDGGFCKLHISYSRHNDLNIKINNDRSRDYTLPNPTMLNPQPSLLGQQPTPAVGPPAHPYGGGGPPFAPSAEHPGMPQPSSGWGPAPPHSMPSQMNNHPYFPPGAMPPQMGQGMMQMPNGGGPMPQYRPGPGHMQ from the exons ATGAATGTAAATGGATCAGGAGGCCCATGTCAAAGGAATATCTTCGATGGCAGCTTAATGCATTGGGGGAAAGAGCAT GTATTTTCTACTTTTGGATTTGTACATAAGATTACTACTTTTGAGAAGACAGCTGGGTTCCAG GCATTGGTTCAATTTTCGGATTCAGAAACCGCCTCTTCTGCAAAAAATGCCCTGGATGGAAGAAACATCCCCAG TTACCTGCTTGCTGAGCATATTGGTACATGTACCCTTAGGATCACGTATTCTGCTCATACAGATTTGAGCGTAAAATTCCAGAGCCACCGTAGCAG GGACTACACCAATCCAAACCTTCCTGTTGCTCCTTCAGCCATAGATGGAGGTGGTCTG TTCACTGTAGGTCTTGATGGGAGAAAGCTAGAACCAGAGAGTAATGTTCTTCTTGCATCAATTGAGAACATGCAGTATGCTGTCACCTTGGATGTTTTGCATATG GTTTTTTCTGCTTTTGGACCTGTCCAGAAGATTGCGATGTTCGATAAGAATGGTGGACTCCAGGCTTTAATTCAGTATCCTG ATGTTCAGACTGGTATTGTTGCCAAGGAAGCATTGGAAGGACACTGCATCTACGATGGAGGGTTTTGCAAGCTTCACATCTCATATTCACGCCATAATGATCTTAATATAAAG ATTAACAATGATCGTAGTAGAGACTACACTCTCCCTAATCCCACCATGTTGAACCCCCAGCCGTCTCTTCTCGGGCAACAGCCTACTCCGGCGGTTGGTCCTCCCGCTCATCCATATGGTGGAGGAGGACCTCCATTTGCCCCATCCGCAGAGCATCCGGGAATGCCTCAACCATCATCTGGTTGGGGTCCGGCGCCACCCCATTCTATGCCTTCACAGATGAACAACCATCCTTACTTTCCACCAGGAGCTATGCCGCCCCAAATGGGCCAAGGAATGATGCAGATGCCAAACGGTGGCGGACCAATGCCGCAGTACAGACCTGGTCCTGGTCATATGCAATAG
- the LOC136224123 gene encoding polypyrimidine tract-binding protein homolog 2 isoform X1 yields the protein MASVSSQPQFRLTQPPSKVLHLRNLPWECTEEELIELGKPFGKVVNTKCNVGANRNQAFIEFADLNQAIAMISYYASSSDPAQVRGKTVYLQYSNRQEIVNNKTTADVAGNVLLVTIEGADARLVSIDVLHLVFSTFGFVHKITTFEKTAGFQALVQFSDSETASSAKNALDGRNIPSYLLAEHIGTCTLRITYSAHTDLSVKFQSHRSRDYTNPNLPVAPSAIDGGGLFTVGLDGRKLEPESNVLLASIENMQYAVTLDVLHMVFSAFGPVQKIAMFDKNGGLQALIQYPDVQTGIVAKEALEGHCIYDGGFCKLHISYSRHNDLNIKINNDRSRDYTLPNPTMLNPQPSLLGQQPTPAVGPPAHPYGGGGPPFAPSAEHPGMPQPSSGWGPAPPHSMPSQMNNHPYFPPGAMPPQMGQGMMQMPNGGGPMPQYRPGPGHMQ from the exons ATGGCATCTGTATCCAGTCAACCACAGTTCCGTCTCACCCAACCTCCGTCTAAAGTATTGCATTTGAGAAACTTGCCGTGGGAGTGCACAGAGGAGGAATTGATTGAGCTTGGGAAGCCCTTTGGTAAAGTTGTTAACACAAAGTGCAATGTTGGAGCAAACAGAAATCAAGCATTTATAGAATTT GCAGATTTAAATCAAGCAATTGCAATGATATCATATTATGCTTCATCATCGGACCCTGCTCAGGTACGGGGGAAGACAGTCTACCTGCAGTATTCTAATAGGCAAGAAATAGTCAACAACAAAACAACAGCCGATGTTGCTGGGAATGTATTATTGGTGACTATTGAAGGTGCAGATGCACGCCTTGTCAGCATTGATGTCTTACACCTG GTATTTTCTACTTTTGGATTTGTACATAAGATTACTACTTTTGAGAAGACAGCTGGGTTCCAG GCATTGGTTCAATTTTCGGATTCAGAAACCGCCTCTTCTGCAAAAAATGCCCTGGATGGAAGAAACATCCCCAG TTACCTGCTTGCTGAGCATATTGGTACATGTACCCTTAGGATCACGTATTCTGCTCATACAGATTTGAGCGTAAAATTCCAGAGCCACCGTAGCAG GGACTACACCAATCCAAACCTTCCTGTTGCTCCTTCAGCCATAGATGGAGGTGGTCTG TTCACTGTAGGTCTTGATGGGAGAAAGCTAGAACCAGAGAGTAATGTTCTTCTTGCATCAATTGAGAACATGCAGTATGCTGTCACCTTGGATGTTTTGCATATG GTTTTTTCTGCTTTTGGACCTGTCCAGAAGATTGCGATGTTCGATAAGAATGGTGGACTCCAGGCTTTAATTCAGTATCCTG ATGTTCAGACTGGTATTGTTGCCAAGGAAGCATTGGAAGGACACTGCATCTACGATGGAGGGTTTTGCAAGCTTCACATCTCATATTCACGCCATAATGATCTTAATATAAAG ATTAACAATGATCGTAGTAGAGACTACACTCTCCCTAATCCCACCATGTTGAACCCCCAGCCGTCTCTTCTCGGGCAACAGCCTACTCCGGCGGTTGGTCCTCCCGCTCATCCATATGGTGGAGGAGGACCTCCATTTGCCCCATCCGCAGAGCATCCGGGAATGCCTCAACCATCATCTGGTTGGGGTCCGGCGCCACCCCATTCTATGCCTTCACAGATGAACAACCATCCTTACTTTCCACCAGGAGCTATGCCGCCCCAAATGGGCCAAGGAATGATGCAGATGCCAAACGGTGGCGGACCAATGCCGCAGTACAGACCTGGTCCTGGTCATATGCAATAG
- the LOC136224123 gene encoding polypyrimidine tract-binding protein homolog 2 isoform X2 gives MGHFPVMISTGGPCQRNIFDGSLMHWGKEHVFSTFGFVHKITTFEKTAGFQALVQFSDSETASSAKNALDGRNIPSYLLAEHIGTCTLRITYSAHTDLSVKFQSHRSRDYTNPNLPVAPSAIDGGGLFTVGLDGRKLEPESNVLLASIENMQYAVTLDVLHMVFSAFGPVQKIAMFDKNGGLQALIQYPDVQTGIVAKEALEGHCIYDGGFCKLHISYSRHNDLNIKINNDRSRDYTLPNPTMLNPQPSLLGQQPTPAVGPPAHPYGGGGPPFAPSAEHPGMPQPSSGWGPAPPHSMPSQMNNHPYFPPGAMPPQMGQGMMQMPNGGGPMPQYRPGPGHMQ, from the exons ATGGGGCATTTTCCTGTAATGATTAGCACAG GAGGCCCATGTCAAAGGAATATCTTCGATGGCAGCTTAATGCATTGGGGGAAAGAGCAT GTATTTTCTACTTTTGGATTTGTACATAAGATTACTACTTTTGAGAAGACAGCTGGGTTCCAG GCATTGGTTCAATTTTCGGATTCAGAAACCGCCTCTTCTGCAAAAAATGCCCTGGATGGAAGAAACATCCCCAG TTACCTGCTTGCTGAGCATATTGGTACATGTACCCTTAGGATCACGTATTCTGCTCATACAGATTTGAGCGTAAAATTCCAGAGCCACCGTAGCAG GGACTACACCAATCCAAACCTTCCTGTTGCTCCTTCAGCCATAGATGGAGGTGGTCTG TTCACTGTAGGTCTTGATGGGAGAAAGCTAGAACCAGAGAGTAATGTTCTTCTTGCATCAATTGAGAACATGCAGTATGCTGTCACCTTGGATGTTTTGCATATG GTTTTTTCTGCTTTTGGACCTGTCCAGAAGATTGCGATGTTCGATAAGAATGGTGGACTCCAGGCTTTAATTCAGTATCCTG ATGTTCAGACTGGTATTGTTGCCAAGGAAGCATTGGAAGGACACTGCATCTACGATGGAGGGTTTTGCAAGCTTCACATCTCATATTCACGCCATAATGATCTTAATATAAAG ATTAACAATGATCGTAGTAGAGACTACACTCTCCCTAATCCCACCATGTTGAACCCCCAGCCGTCTCTTCTCGGGCAACAGCCTACTCCGGCGGTTGGTCCTCCCGCTCATCCATATGGTGGAGGAGGACCTCCATTTGCCCCATCCGCAGAGCATCCGGGAATGCCTCAACCATCATCTGGTTGGGGTCCGGCGCCACCCCATTCTATGCCTTCACAGATGAACAACCATCCTTACTTTCCACCAGGAGCTATGCCGCCCCAAATGGGCCAAGGAATGATGCAGATGCCAAACGGTGGCGGACCAATGCCGCAGTACAGACCTGGTCCTGGTCATATGCAATAG